A section of the Pseudanabaena mucicola str. Chao 1806 genome encodes:
- a CDS encoding M16 family metallopeptidase produces the protein MSLAVSQRISDRLVLSNGIVVLVTENPTADIIAGRCFFAGGERAETPAKSGLTHLAASLLTRGTERYSSLEIAEQVESIGASLGTEASSDYFVLSLKTITSDFHDMLLLGSEILRSPSFPDSELDLERRLTIQSIRSQQERPFTIAYDRLQHLMYGDHPYGFSSLGTEVSVSGITHEDLVNFHRQHLCPEQMVVSIAGKISSTQAITLVEEAFGDWQAPQSSVITTPMPNFQPLLVTHQQDTQQAIVMIGYPAPSVHSPDYAAIKIISTYLGNGLSSRLFVELREKRGLAYEVSAFYPTRLETSQFVAYMGTATTNTGTALAGLRHECERLVHTPLTAEELSTCKSKLLGQYALGKQTNSQIAQIYGWYEVIGLGLEFDRQFVEAIEAVTEADIQNVAQKYFTNPAISVVGSADALKQVQ, from the coding sequence TTGTCACTAGCAGTCTCACAACGAATTAGCGATCGCTTGGTGCTATCCAATGGAATCGTCGTTTTAGTCACCGAAAATCCTACAGCCGACATTATTGCAGGGCGTTGCTTTTTTGCAGGTGGTGAGCGCGCGGAAACTCCTGCAAAATCTGGACTTACCCATTTAGCTGCTTCATTGCTGACACGCGGGACAGAGCGCTATTCTTCTTTAGAAATTGCGGAGCAAGTCGAATCTATCGGAGCCTCGTTGGGGACTGAGGCTTCCAGCGATTATTTTGTATTGTCATTGAAAACGATCACTTCAGATTTTCATGACATGTTGCTGTTGGGTTCGGAAATTTTGCGATCGCCCAGTTTCCCTGATAGTGAACTTGATCTCGAAAGACGCTTGACAATTCAGTCAATCCGATCGCAGCAGGAGCGCCCCTTCACGATAGCCTATGACCGTTTGCAACATTTGATGTATGGCGATCATCCCTATGGATTTTCCAGTTTAGGTACTGAGGTAAGTGTCAGTGGGATTACCCATGAAGATTTAGTTAATTTCCATCGTCAGCATCTGTGTCCCGAGCAAATGGTGGTAAGTATTGCAGGCAAGATTTCCTCTACACAGGCGATAACTCTTGTCGAAGAAGCCTTTGGTGATTGGCAAGCCCCGCAATCTAGCGTGATTACTACGCCTATGCCTAATTTTCAGCCTCTACTAGTCACCCATCAGCAGGACACCCAACAGGCGATCGTGATGATCGGCTATCCTGCACCATCGGTGCATTCCCCTGACTATGCCGCCATCAAAATTATTTCCACATACTTAGGTAATGGCTTATCCAGTCGCCTGTTTGTGGAATTACGCGAAAAGCGTGGGCTTGCCTACGAAGTTTCCGCATTCTATCCCACTCGTTTAGAAACTTCACAATTTGTTGCCTATATGGGAACTGCTACCACAAATACAGGCACGGCTCTGGCTGGGTTACGCCATGAATGCGAACGTTTAGTACATACTCCCCTCACTGCCGAAGAACTAAGCACTTGCAAGAGTAAGTTACTCGGACAATATGCACTTGGTAAACAAACTAATAGCCAAATTGCTCAAATTTACGGATGGTACGAGGTGATCGGCTTAGGTTTAGAATTTGATCGCCAATTTGTCGAAGCGATCGAGGCAGTAACCGAGGCTGATATCCAAAATGTTGCTCAAAAATATTTTACAAATCCTGCAATTTCAGTAGTTGGCTCTGCTGATGCCTTGAAACAGGTTCAATAA
- a CDS encoding cysteine desulfurase family protein, producing MKRPIYLDCHATTPVDESVLEAMLPYFRESFGNPASVGHFYGWEAEVAVKLAREVIANSINATPEEIIFTSGATEANNLAIKGAAEAYHHKGRHMITVQTEHSAVLDPCRYLASLGFEITYLPVQSDGLIDLSQLETAIRPDTILVSVMAANNEIGVLQPIAEIGQICRDRQILFHSDAAQAIGKIPLDVMAMSIDLLSLTAHKIYGAKGIGALYVRRRNPRVNLAPQLHGGGHERGMRSGTLYTPQIVGFAKALEIAIASQITEQQQALMLRQHLWQFLCELDNVILNGNPTQRLAGNLNVSFSNVNGTALMLALQPIVAISSGSACTSAKTAPSHVLMALGHSQELAYASIRFGIGRFNTLDEIEAVANHVVTTVRSLTEQK from the coding sequence ATGAAAAGACCGATTTATCTTGATTGTCACGCGACAACACCTGTCGATGAGAGTGTGTTAGAAGCAATGCTGCCTTACTTTCGGGAATCCTTTGGCAATCCTGCGAGTGTTGGACACTTTTATGGATGGGAAGCAGAAGTTGCGGTTAAATTAGCGCGTGAGGTGATCGCCAATTCGATCAATGCAACACCTGAAGAAATCATCTTTACCAGTGGCGCGACAGAGGCGAATAATCTCGCCATTAAAGGTGCGGCTGAGGCATATCATCATAAGGGCAGACACATGATCACTGTCCAAACAGAACATAGTGCTGTTCTAGATCCCTGTCGTTATTTAGCATCCCTAGGGTTTGAGATTACCTATTTACCTGTTCAGTCAGATGGCTTAATTGATTTATCACAACTTGAGACCGCCATTCGTCCTGATACGATTTTAGTCTCGGTTATGGCAGCAAATAATGAGATTGGCGTATTACAACCAATTGCGGAAATAGGACAAATCTGTCGTGATCGCCAAATTTTATTTCATAGTGATGCTGCCCAAGCGATTGGCAAAATTCCACTTGATGTGATGGCAATGTCTATTGATTTGCTCTCACTCACTGCCCATAAAATCTATGGTGCAAAGGGAATTGGGGCTTTATATGTCCGTCGGCGCAATCCACGAGTCAATCTTGCACCGCAGTTACATGGTGGCGGACATGAGCGTGGTATGCGTTCAGGAACGCTCTATACGCCCCAAATTGTAGGTTTTGCTAAAGCACTTGAAATAGCAATCGCTTCCCAAATAACCGAACAGCAACAAGCCCTCATGCTTCGTCAACATCTATGGCAGTTCTTATGTGAACTAGATAACGTAATTCTGAATGGAAATCCTACCCAAAGACTGGCAGGTAATCTCAATGTGAGTTTCTCTAATGTTAATGGAACAGCTTTGATGCTAGCCTTACAGCCAATTGTGGCTATCTCCTCAGGTTCTGCCTGTACTTCTGCTAAAACTGCACCATCTCACGTGCTAATGGCTTTGGGTCATTCTCAGGAATTAGCTTATGCTTCTATTCGTTTTGGAATCGGTAGATTCAATACTTTGGATGAGATTGAGGCAGTTGCTAATCATGTTGTAACGACAGTGCGATCGCTAACTGAACAAAAATAG
- a CDS encoding glycosyltransferase family 4 protein: MINLAIVASHPIQYYAPLFQRIAQKSDLNIKVFYLWDFGITNQIDRGFLQSLKWDISLLDGYEFEFVSNTSKDKGTHHTFGLRNPTLINQVLAFNPDVILLTVSYNYASIYRFLWQLRNHNIPIIFRGDSHRILAKQDLKSKIKRLIIAKIFENFAACLYAGKANYDYFRYHYVPEHQLFFTPHAIDNQRFSDASINLQEKVKLWKQELGISLDNQVILFAGKFEEKKRPLDLIQAFIHAHLPSVSLLLVGSGILESAMQDLAQQNQHIYLAPFQNQSLMPLTYAMGDIFVLPSYGASETWGLAINEAMCMGKPVIVSNHVGCAADLVKPFENGLIFEAGNVDALTDCLREAMSDHDRLKRWGEASKKIIANYSYDHVIAGLKQALAAVLK, encoded by the coding sequence GTGATTAATTTAGCAATAGTTGCATCTCATCCGATCCAATACTACGCACCACTGTTTCAACGTATTGCTCAAAAATCTGATCTCAACATTAAAGTATTCTATCTATGGGACTTTGGAATTACTAATCAGATCGATCGCGGTTTTCTGCAATCCTTAAAGTGGGATATTTCCTTACTAGATGGCTATGAGTTTGAGTTTGTGTCTAATACGAGTAAAGACAAAGGGACTCATCATACATTTGGATTGCGAAATCCGACGCTCATAAACCAAGTACTAGCGTTTAATCCAGATGTAATATTACTCACTGTTTCCTATAACTATGCAAGTATTTATAGGTTTCTGTGGCAGCTAAGAAATCATAATATACCGATTATATTTCGTGGTGATTCCCATCGAATTTTGGCTAAACAAGATCTAAAAAGTAAAATTAAGAGATTGATTATTGCTAAGATTTTTGAAAACTTTGCAGCTTGTCTATATGCTGGTAAAGCTAATTACGATTATTTTCGATACCATTATGTTCCAGAGCATCAGCTATTTTTTACACCTCATGCGATTGATAACCAACGCTTCTCAGATGCAAGTATTAATTTACAGGAAAAAGTTAAACTTTGGAAACAGGAATTAGGCATTTCCCTAGATAATCAAGTCATTCTTTTTGCAGGGAAATTTGAAGAGAAAAAACGTCCTTTAGATTTAATTCAAGCTTTTATCCATGCTCATTTACCTTCAGTCTCATTGCTATTAGTTGGATCTGGCATTTTAGAATCAGCAATGCAGGATTTAGCACAGCAAAATCAGCATATTTACCTTGCACCTTTTCAAAATCAATCACTGATGCCGCTTACTTACGCAATGGGGGATATTTTTGTTTTACCTAGTTATGGTGCTAGTGAAACATGGGGACTCGCGATTAATGAAGCGATGTGTATGGGTAAGCCTGTAATTGTGAGTAACCATGTGGGTTGTGCGGCAGATTTAGTGAAGCCTTTTGAGAATGGTTTGATTTTTGAGGCAGGGAATGTGGATGCGTTGACGGATTGCTTACGAGAGGCCATGAGCGATCACGATCGCCTCAAACGATGGGGTGAAGCAAGCAAAAAAATTATCGCTAATTATTCATACGATCATGTAATTGCAGGGTTAAAACAAGCTTTAGCCGCAGTCTTAAAATAA
- a CDS encoding FkbM family methyltransferase: MPVVVPFIGEAYLVAELGMTGATGNIYAGLHEFVDMAFCLHLLRAGDLFVDVGANIGSYTVLASKVVGANSFAIEPVPKTFEYLHRNLNLNEISSLVDSRCCAVGRNHGLVKFSSDLDTTNRVVDGSYYGSSIEVPVQTLDQMMEQLQPTLIKIDVEGFEFEVIACALKTLSCSSLLAILIETVEPNTRKILEEYGFEPAIYQPFQRDLQVSENNHLSSNYLWIRNRSEIIRRCKSAPIYQSLGVDF, from the coding sequence ATGCCAGTAGTGGTTCCATTTATAGGTGAAGCTTATTTAGTTGCTGAGTTAGGTATGACTGGGGCAACAGGCAATATTTATGCAGGACTCCATGAGTTTGTAGACATGGCTTTCTGTTTACACCTTCTGCGTGCTGGAGATCTCTTTGTAGATGTAGGAGCAAATATAGGTTCTTACACAGTGCTTGCGTCAAAAGTAGTTGGAGCGAATAGCTTTGCGATCGAGCCAGTGCCAAAAACCTTTGAGTATTTGCATCGTAATCTAAACCTAAATGAAATATCTTCTCTTGTGGATAGTCGATGTTGTGCGGTAGGACGAAATCATGGCTTGGTTAAATTCTCATCGGATCTTGATACCACGAATAGAGTAGTTGATGGCAGCTATTATGGAAGTTCGATTGAGGTTCCTGTGCAAACTCTCGATCAAATGATGGAGCAATTACAACCGACCTTAATTAAGATCGATGTTGAAGGATTTGAATTTGAAGTCATAGCATGCGCACTGAAAACACTCTCATGTAGTTCATTACTCGCAATTTTGATAGAAACAGTTGAACCTAATACTAGGAAAATTCTTGAAGAATATGGCTTTGAACCTGCAATTTATCAGCCATTTCAAAGGGATTTACAAGTTTCAGAGAACAATCATTTAAGTAGTAATTATTTGTGGATAAGGAATAGATCTGAAATTATCAGAAGATGTAAGTCTGCGCCGATTTACCAATCACTAGGAGTTGATTTTTAA
- a CDS encoding glycosyltransferase, whose protein sequence is MKILITADPELPVPPKLYGGIERIIDLLVTGLQSLGHTVGLVAHHQSTVKVDRLFPWKGRQSQSKLDTLQNMFTLWSAVREFQPDVVHSFSRIFYMLPILRSPILKIMSYQRKPSDRTVKLASQIAGDSLIFTGCSDHICQIGRKAGGTWQTIYNCVDLEKYTFQANVNPDAPLVFLSRIERIKGAHTAIAIAQKTGKRLIIAGNHSDTGEEGKYWREEVEPHLDNRQIEYIGTVNDEQKNNLLGQALAMVVPIEWEEPFGIVFAEALACGTPVISCPRGALPEIIRQEIDGYLIETIDEACLAVHNISKINRHNCRQRVENKFSNSIITKQYEQIYKM, encoded by the coding sequence ATGAAAATTTTAATAACTGCCGATCCTGAATTACCTGTACCACCAAAACTTTATGGTGGGATTGAAAGAATTATTGATTTATTAGTAACTGGATTGCAAAGTCTTGGTCATACAGTTGGTTTAGTCGCACACCATCAATCAACTGTAAAGGTAGACAGATTATTTCCTTGGAAAGGGAGACAATCGCAAAGTAAGCTCGATACCTTACAAAATATGTTTACGCTATGGTCAGCAGTACGGGAATTTCAACCTGATGTTGTGCATAGTTTTTCGCGCATTTTCTATATGTTGCCAATTTTGCGATCGCCTATTCTCAAGATCATGTCTTATCAGCGCAAACCTAGCGATCGCACTGTTAAGTTAGCATCACAAATTGCAGGTGATTCGCTCATTTTTACAGGCTGTAGTGACCACATTTGCCAAATAGGACGTAAGGCTGGAGGAACTTGGCAGACTATTTATAATTGTGTCGATCTTGAGAAATATACATTTCAAGCAAATGTCAATCCTGATGCCCCTCTCGTCTTTTTGAGTCGGATTGAGAGGATTAAAGGAGCACATACAGCGATCGCGATCGCGCAAAAAACTGGTAAAAGACTAATAATTGCTGGCAATCATAGTGATACTGGCGAAGAAGGAAAATATTGGCGAGAAGAAGTAGAACCACATCTAGATAACCGCCAAATTGAATATATTGGTACAGTCAATGATGAACAAAAAAATAATTTGTTAGGTCAAGCCTTAGCAATGGTTGTCCCCATTGAGTGGGAAGAGCCATTTGGTATAGTTTTTGCAGAAGCTTTGGCCTGTGGTACTCCCGTAATATCTTGTCCGAGAGGGGCTTTACCCGAAATCATTCGTCAAGAAATTGATGGTTATCTAATTGAAACAATTGATGAAGCTTGTCTAGCTGTTCATAATATTTCTAAAATTAATCGTCATAATTGTCGCCAAAGGGTTGAAAATAAATTCTCAAATTCAATAATTACGAAGCAATATGAGCAAATTTATAAAATGTGA
- a CDS encoding class I SAM-dependent methyltransferase, translated as MLNSIHQSVLVNSNAIQCPVCHTVCDSPPLYSYTASQAAAYFCPEMRNLERYQRLKNCIQRLWQSDSSVILQCQNCGFGFGYPFIGGDEEFYQILHEQKGYPAWRWDYDVALQEALEPMQTGKLLEIGAGAGIFLKKIRQSWDCYATEGSESTRKDLKSLGIQVFSDLDLTIESHQQSFDVVVLFQVLEHISDFHSILDDCRKLLRVGGKIVITVPDGEAMIRQEKITGCPDMPPNHINKWTPNSLAIALQQHGFEAQTVIFEPSSWKNFRGYLHLKIIAEATNPRSLASQIYRIKNKKIRAPLLAVLGISAMFKMLPYFRDLQKGGAFAMIGSLKDKQ; from the coding sequence ATGCTAAATTCTATACATCAATCTGTCCTAGTAAATTCAAACGCAATTCAATGCCCAGTCTGTCACACAGTTTGCGATAGCCCGCCACTGTATAGCTATACAGCCTCACAAGCGGCTGCTTACTTTTGTCCCGAAATGCGTAATCTAGAGCGATACCAACGGCTTAAAAATTGTATTCAAAGATTATGGCAAAGTGATAGTTCGGTAATTTTACAATGTCAAAATTGTGGCTTTGGCTTTGGTTATCCATTTATAGGTGGAGACGAAGAATTTTACCAGATTCTTCATGAACAGAAGGGATATCCTGCTTGGCGGTGGGATTATGATGTTGCACTTCAAGAAGCGTTAGAACCGATGCAAACAGGGAAATTATTAGAAATCGGGGCAGGCGCAGGGATTTTCTTAAAAAAAATAAGACAATCATGGGATTGTTATGCTACAGAAGGGAGTGAATCAACTAGAAAAGATTTAAAGTCATTGGGAATTCAAGTTTTCTCTGATCTCGATTTAACGATAGAGTCTCATCAACAATCCTTTGATGTTGTTGTATTATTTCAAGTTTTAGAACATATCTCTGATTTTCATTCTATTCTCGATGACTGTCGAAAACTCTTGCGTGTTGGTGGCAAGATTGTGATTACTGTACCTGATGGAGAAGCAATGATCCGCCAAGAAAAAATTACTGGCTGTCCTGATATGCCTCCAAATCATATTAATAAATGGACTCCCAATAGTCTCGCTATTGCCCTACAGCAACATGGATTTGAGGCTCAAACAGTTATATTTGAACCATCTTCATGGAAAAATTTTAGAGGCTACTTACATCTCAAAATAATTGCCGAGGCAACAAATCCGCGATCGCTAGCTTCCCAAATTTATCGCATTAAAAATAAAAAAATTAGAGCACCTTTACTCGCTGTTTTAGGAATTTCAGCAATGTTTAAAATGCTTCCTTATTTTCGGGATTTGCAGAAAGGAGGAGCTTTTGCCATGATTGGGAGCTTAAAGGACAAACAGTGA
- a CDS encoding glycosyltransferase, whose translation MQRQVLIISPNFPPINAADHQRIRMSLPYFNEFKWEPVVLCINPNFVEGVVDPNLDLTVPLNIEIIKCNAIPQQISRKFLIGNLALRAMPYLMRAASKYLEKNTIDLIYFSTTIFPVMVLGRYWLKRYNIPYVLDFQDPWLNDYYDRTNNPPPGGKLKYKIAQALAKTLEPYTLKKVSHIISVSPEYSKILMQRYAWLDQDKFTILPFGAPEKDFEILPRLNIKQKIFDPNDGYKHWVYVGRGGDDMIFSIKSLFMAIQAHRHQVPEAWKNIKLHFVGTKYSIFDNNKEIEAIAKFYDLDDLVTEHPQRIPYFEALKVLTDSHGILIIGSDDQGYSASKIYPCILAHKPILAILHEQSLVVDVLQNCKAGQVVTFSHTESITKSINVLDLLIDKIEWLLSQSQNYTSHTDWSSFQSYTAREMTRQQCAIFNRCISS comes from the coding sequence ATGCAGAGACAAGTTCTGATTATTAGTCCTAACTTCCCGCCCATTAATGCAGCCGATCATCAAAGGATTAGAATGTCATTGCCCTATTTTAATGAATTTAAATGGGAGCCAGTTGTCTTATGCATTAATCCCAATTTTGTGGAAGGTGTTGTCGATCCTAATTTAGATTTAACAGTTCCTTTAAATATAGAAATTATTAAGTGTAATGCGATCCCTCAGCAAATTTCTCGCAAGTTTCTGATCGGTAATTTAGCCTTAAGAGCAATGCCTTATTTAATGAGAGCAGCTTCCAAGTATTTAGAAAAAAATACAATTGATTTAATATATTTCTCTACAACCATATTTCCAGTTATGGTTTTGGGGCGCTACTGGTTAAAGCGATATAACATTCCTTATGTTCTAGATTTTCAAGATCCTTGGTTAAATGACTATTACGATCGCACCAACAATCCACCACCAGGGGGAAAGCTAAAATATAAGATTGCTCAGGCTCTTGCCAAAACCTTAGAGCCGTATACCCTAAAAAAAGTCAGTCATATCATTAGTGTTTCTCCAGAATACTCCAAAATACTAATGCAGAGATATGCATGGCTAGATCAAGACAAATTTACGATTCTGCCTTTTGGTGCGCCCGAAAAAGATTTTGAAATATTGCCTAGATTGAATATCAAACAGAAAATATTCGATCCCAATGATGGTTATAAGCATTGGGTCTATGTCGGTAGAGGAGGAGATGATATGATTTTTAGCATCAAATCTCTATTTATGGCAATTCAAGCACATCGACATCAAGTTCCCGAAGCTTGGAAAAACATCAAATTACACTTTGTGGGAACCAAATATTCAATCTTTGACAATAATAAAGAAATAGAAGCGATCGCAAAATTCTACGATCTTGACGATTTAGTAACGGAACATCCACAACGCATCCCTTATTTTGAAGCATTAAAAGTATTAACCGATAGTCACGGTATTTTAATCATTGGATCTGATGATCAAGGGTATTCCGCTTCTAAGATTTATCCATGCATTCTTGCACATAAGCCAATATTAGCTATCCTGCATGAGCAAAGCCTTGTGGTCGATGTCTTACAAAACTGTAAGGCTGGACAAGTAGTAACTTTTAGCCACACAGAATCGATCACGAAATCCATCAATGTCCTAGATTTGTTAATAGACAAAATTGAATGGTTATTATCCCAATCACAGAATTATACTTCTCATACAGACTGGTCATCTTTTCAATCGTATACAGCTAGAGAAATGACTCGTCAGCAATGTGCTATTTTTAATCGATGTATATCTTCTTGA